A genomic window from Daphnia carinata strain CSIRO-1 chromosome 9, CSIRO_AGI_Dcar_HiC_V3, whole genome shotgun sequence includes:
- the LOC130688970 gene encoding carbonic anhydrase 2-like, translated as MSRTSVISSLVITLVFFRLLVPTTSTETLEALPATSETVKRKWSYNYKRPDPKPKPSWSHKEHEAWPRKFPTCGGKQQSPINIQPNSTIITSYPNFKFHNYGFVEGMELINNGHSAAYNLPINYPKKKTPHISGGGLDGIYQFAQIHMHWGNDSSKGSEHLIKSKSYPAEMHLVHWNVKYGSFAEASKYSYDGLAVLTIFAKVVPDDNKSYQPLVDQLGEIIKNGDETILRKPVSLFDLLPKRTTTFYRYFGSVTTPACQEIVIWTIFDKAIEMSERQLNKFRSLEDEVGERMVDNFRPPQPVNDRTVFYRSHKVPDIPLSVTDPYSPFSEAYKWSKSTFKNYANRFWGMFDPPAHLRHAFCRTRPC; from the exons ATGTCGCGAACGAGCGTGATTAGTAGTCTTGTTATTactctcgttttctttcgaCTTTTGGTGCCTACGACGTCGACGGAGACGTTAGAGGCATTACCAGCCACATCGGAaactgtgaaaagaaaatggtctTACAATTACAAGAGACCGGACCCAAAAC CCAAGCCATCCTGGAGTCACAAAG AGCATGAAGCTTGGCCTCGGAAATTTCCAACGTGTGGTGGGAAACAGCAATCACCTATAAACATCCAACCAAATTCAACAATAATCACATCATACCCCAACTTTAAATTCCATAATTACGGTTTTGTCGAAGGCATGGAATTGATCAACAATGGACACAGCG CGGCTTACAATTTGCCAATTAACTATCCCAAAAAGAAGACTCCTCATATTAGCGGTGGTGGCCTGGATGGTATCTACCAATTCGCTCAGATTCATATGCATTGGGGCAATGATTCGAGTAAAGGTAGCGAACACCTCATCAAATCGAAAAG CTATCCAGCCGAAATGCATTTGGTCCACTGGAACGTCAAATATGGTTCGTTTGCTGAAGCAAGTAAATATTCTTATGATGGTCTTGCTGTTCTGACAATTTTCGCAAAG GTGGTGCCCGACGATAATAAATCGTATCAGCCTTTGGTTGATCAACTGGGCGAGATAATTAAGAATGGCGATGAAACGATCTTAAGAAAACCCGTTTCGCTCTTTGATTTATTGCCTAAACGGACTACTACGTTCTATCGCTATTTTGGCTCTGTCACCACTCCAGCATGCCAGGAAATTGTCATCTGGACCATCTTCGACAAAGCGATTGAAATGTCTGAAAGACAA CTAAACAAGTTTAGAAGCCTCGAAGATGAAGTAGGTGAACGGATGGTGGATAACTTCCGTCCACCGCAACCTGTTAATGATCGCACCGTATTTTATAGATCGCACAAAGTCCCCGACATTCCATTGTCTGTGACGGATCCTTATTCTCCATTTTCCGAAGCTTATAAATGGAGTAAATCGACATTCAAAAATTATGCAAACAGGTTTTGGGGAATGTTTGATCCGCCTGCCCATCTTCGTCACGCTTTTTGCCGAACTCGACCTTGTTAA
- the LOC130688971 gene encoding carbonic anhydrase-like, with protein sequence MAMRNMHVGSDGQMISILCAVVVFCRLLPTGNGFPVIGDHETSESGNVENAIAPKKVYTSSMFEHWSKSAWKSPSWSYKDPAAWASIPGSSCGGNQQSPIDIVPKWSVTRAYPKFTFHNYGNFDQMNAINNGHTVVYSLDINTPADRIPYITGGGLNDEYRFHSFHLHWGSDSSKGSEHLIKSKSYPAELHLVHYNTKYSSFADATGHSDGLAVLGIFIKVGLADNEFFQPLVDQLGDILVNQDETTLTKLVSFQNLLPQKTTSFFRYSGSLTTPNCNEIVTWTVFENPIKVSERQLNKFRSLSDAEDEQLVNNYRPAQQVKGRIIYYRRYNGCELKQSWPLTSTPLLDIFKWGQCQLYYALSWQ encoded by the exons ATGGCAATGCGGAACATGCATGTTGGAAGCG ATGGTCAAATGATTTCCATTCTTTGTGCTGTCGTCGTTTTCTGTCGACTGTTGCCAACTGGGAATGGGTTTCCAGTAATTGGTGACCACGAGACATCCGAATCAGGAAACGTTGAGAACGCGATTGCTCCGAAAAAAGTGTACACTTCTTCGATGTTTGAACATTGGAGTAAATCTGCATGGAAAT CGCCGAGCTGGAGTTACAAAG ATCCTGCCGCTTGGGCAAGTATACCAGGTTCATCTTGCGGTGGCAACCAACAATCACCAATCGATATTGTTCCGAAATGGTCGGTCACGAGAGCTTATCCGAAATTCACGTTTCACAACTACGGAAATTTTGATCAAATGAATGCAATAAACAACGGACACACTG TTGTGTACAGTCTGGACATCAACACTCCCGCAGATAGAATACCCTACATCACAGGTGGCGGATTGAACGACGAGTACCGGTTCCACTCTTTCCATCTGCATTGGGGAAGCGACTCTTCTAAAGGTAGTGAACACCtcatcaaatcaaaaag TTATCCAGCCGAGTTGCATTTGGTTCATTACAACACCAAGTATAGTAGCTTTGCAGATGCCACAGGGCACTCAGATGGGCTGGCTGTCTTAGGAATTTTTATTAAG GTGGGATTAGCTGACAATGAATTTTTCCAGCCTTTGGTCGACCAATTGGGCGATATCCTTGTTAATCAGGACGAGACTACTTTGACCAAGCTCGTCTCATTCCAAAACCTTTTGCCTCAAAAGACGACTTCATTCTTTCGCTACAGCGGCTCGTTGACCACGCCCAATTGCAATGAAATCGTTACCTGGACGGTTTTTGAAAACCCAATCAAAGTTTCAGAACGACAG CTGAATAAGTTCAGAAGTCTCAGTGACGCTGAGGATGAACAACTCGTGAATAATTATCGTCCAGCGCAGCAGGTGAAAGGACGCATTATCTATTATCGACGCTATAATGGATGCGAACTTAAACAATCTTGGCCTTTGACGTCCACGCCCTTATTGGATATCTTCAAATGGGGTCAATGTCAACTTTACTATGCCTTATCTTGGCAATAA
- the LOC130688657 gene encoding non-homologous end-joining factor 1-like: protein MDALGWLKIGSDGYAVRFESDEEKYVTCLTDMASLWCQQQTANEIMKRCQDLNPLIETTAKGLIRQLRAVLANNPESHNLRVDSNNQIAILRIESRLESNLPFIWEFDLTLENADQFRSFVIRPLLAMLSEAVSIEDELCTIIRSKDKQIDDYKASGASVSRRNLETKEFNAEAFFASRPWRTIDESVKEDITALFCRVVVRLKQLYSTIAKRILSQKLMPVLNESSESTKSISEEIATPRESSSKESETSRAEAIRKRLYEEELNEMAKSAKKAKIKKIL, encoded by the exons ATGGACGCGCTTGGTTGGTTGAAAATTGGGTCTGACGGATACGCAGTTCGTTTCGAATCGgacgaagaaaaatatgttaccTGTCTCACCGACATGGCTTCACTTTGGTGTCAACAACAAACCGCTAATGAAATCATGAAACGATGTCAG gattTAAACCCATTGATTGAGACAACAGCAAAAGGTTTGATTCGACAACTTCGCGCTGTGCTGGCTAATAATCCCGAAAGTCATAATCTTCGTGTGGATTCCAATAATCAAATAGCTATTTTGAGAATAGAGTCTCGCTTGGAGAGTAATCTCCCTTTTATTTGGGAATTCGATTTGACACTGGAAAACGCTGATCAG TTTCGTTCTTTTGTAATTCGCCCATTGTTGGCTATGCTAAGTGAGGCCGTAAGTATAGAAGACGAGCTGTGCACCATCATCAGAAGCAAAGATAAGCAGATTGATGACTACAAAGCCTCTGGTGCATCCGTATCCCGAC GGAatttggaaacaaaagaattcaacGCAGAGGCCTTCTTCGCGTCACGTCCATGGCGTACAATCGATGAGAGCGTCAAAGAGGATATAACAGCGCTATTTTGTCGGGTCGTCGTTAGATTAAAACAGCTATATTCTACCATTGCCAAGAGGATTTTATCACAAAAACTAATGCCTGTTCTAAACGAATCATCAGAATcaacaaaatcaatttcagAAGAAATTGCCACCCCAAGAGAGTCGTCGTCAAAG GAAAGTGAAACAAGCCGGGCAGAAGCCATTAGAAAGCGGTTATACGAAGAAGAACTGAATGAAATGGCTAAAAGCGcaaaaaaggccaaaattAAGAAGATCTTGTAA
- the LOC130688651 gene encoding carboxy-terminal kinesin 2-like → MASKIPAFTSGLKPPSAASSLPHLAKRRVPEMTTSQPTEKRPRTTDDTQISNPSANRLVRSKSVSNLATAAPNSKSAPVSRAPSNTLRPQTSSTLSRAASRPTACANITKKVESISNAISNKGVKAKPQTLESRMMIIEKRLGELETENAEKKDTITVLDSSKKSLEVHLKDKESVVNILSEEIDNLKKEIRTLEVSNATEKSLLENKMRELEFQKSRAERERTNLEGELIASQKEIVGLKCSIAEMSSASAGLRAELEIIQRLLNNEKTDNMQLRNNLSAATAEIQELQTRLRQEETLRRQLHNTVQELKGNIRVFCRIRSIIPSDKMPSGKIPHLNVLHHRSLEVHKLNADMTLNESAMNAPASGKGPSKFEFTFDRVFGPNSTQQEIFEELSQLVQSALDGYNVCIFAYGQTGSGKTFTMEGGTSGSESDGMIPRSVRLIFAACESLKSKGWVYKIEASFLEIYNEQIRDLLGSSGGNHEIRVVNNETVVTNLKVEEVTNEKQVHNLLARAQQQRAVASTSCNEHSSRSHSVLRLKLTGVNDDTAETSNGILYMVDLAGSERLKESGATGDRLVETKHINKSLSNLGNVIMALATKESHIPYRNSKLTLLLQQALGGSAKTLMFVNVSPRENCINETVNSLRFAAKVNSCHIGTAVKNNS, encoded by the exons ATGGCTAGCAAAATACCTGCTTTTACTTCGGGACTAAAACCCCCTTCTGCTGCATCTTCACTACCTCATCTGGCCAAACGCCGAGTTCCTGAAATGACTACATCCCAGCCAACAGAGAAACGTCCAAGAACAACGGATGACACTCAAA TCAGCAACCCATCAGCTAATAGATTGGTTCGTTCCAAGTCTGTCAGTAACCTAGCCACAGCTGCCCCAAATAGCAAATCAGCACCTGTGTCCCGAGCTCCCTCAAACACACTTCGACCTCAAACATCCTCCACTCTCAGCCGTGCAG CTTCCCGTCCCACTGCTTGTGCCAATATCACCAAAAAGGTTGAATCTATTTCAAATGCCATCTCCAACAAAGGTGTTAAAG CCAAACCTCAAACATTGGAGAGCCGTATGATGATCATTGAGAAGCGTCTTGGAGAATTAGAAACTGAAAATGCTGAGAAAAAAGACACTATTACAGTACTGGATTCATCCAAGAAGAGTTTGGAAGTCCATTTAAAAGATAAAGAGAGTGTAGTAAATATCTTGTCAGAAGAAATTGACaacctgaaaaaagaaatcag GACCTTGGAAGTATCGAATGCCACTGAAAAGAGTTTactggaaaataaaatgcgggaattggaatttcaaaaaagtCGGGCGGAACGCGAGCGGACCAACTTGGAAGGAGAGTTGATCGCTTCGCAGAAGGAGATAGTGGGACTCAAGTGTTCTATTGCTGAAATGAGCTCAGCCTCTGCTGGCTTGCGTGCTGAATTGGAAATCATTCAGCGACTGTTGAACAATGAAAAAACTGATAACATGCAACTTCGAAACAATCTTTCCGCGGCAACTGCGGAAATTCAAGAGCTACAG ACTCGTTTGCGACAAGAGGAAACTCTCAGGCGACAGTTGCACAATACGGTGCAAGAATTAAAAGGAAACATTCGAGTTTTCTGCCGAATCCGCTCAATCATTCCTTCAGACAAAATGCCTTCAGGAAAAATTCCCCATCTAAATGTTCTTCATCATCGCTCGCTTGAAGTTCACAAGTTAAACGCTGACATGACATTAAACGAAAGCGCTATGAATGCTCCAGCAAGCGGCAAAGGACCATCTAAATTCGAATTCACTTTTGATCGTGTATTCGGCCCTAATTCTACGCAACAGGAGATCTTTGAAGAATTATCGCAACTTGTTCAGTCAGCTTTGGACGGTTACAACGTTTGCATCTTTGCGTACGGCCAGACCGGATCCGGCAAAACTTTCACGATGGAAG ggGGGACATCAGGCTCGGAATCAGACGGCATGATACCTCGTTCAGTGCGATTGATTTTCGCCGCTTGTGAATCGCTCAAGTCCAAGGGTTGGGTTTACAAGATTGAAGCATCGTTCTTGGAAATTTATAATGAGCAAATCCGTGATTTATTGGGGTCTTCGGGGGGAAACCATGAAATTCGCGTTGTCAATAATGAAACTGTTGTAACAAACTTAAAG GTTGAAGAAGTTACAAACGAGAAACAAGTGCACAACTTGCTTGCTAGAGCCCAACAACAAAGAGCAGTTGCTTCTACAAGTTGCAATGAGCATTCGTCGCGTAGTCACAGCGTTTTACGCCTAAAATTAACAGGAGTTAATGACGATACGGCTGAAACTTCAAATG GTATCCTCTACATGGTTGATTTGGCAGGCTCCGAGCGTCTCAAAGAGTCTGGTGCCACTGGCGACCGACTTGTTGAAACTAAACATATTAACAAATCGCTTTCAAACTTGGGCAACGTTATCATGGCGCTTGCAACCAAAGAAAGTCATATTCCCTACCGGAACTCAAAGTTAACATTGCTTCTTCAGCAGGCTTTGGGTGGCAGCGCAAAGACACTCATGTTCGTCAACGTTTCTCCCAGGGAAAATTGTATCAACGAGACCGTTAACTCTTTGCGATTCGCTGCCAAAGTGAACTCCTGTCACATTGGTACTGCCGTCAAAAATAATAGTTAA
- the LOC130688659 gene encoding apolipoprotein D-like, whose protein sequence is MHSGTALTVLLATLTGVINCQTLNMGRCPTVDVKKDFDLTKYVGTWYENMKNRRYWFIMDSGLKCASETYTLDGDDTILVHNKGQRVLPIISRFVSVKGIGKLVSPGKFEFTFKDSTFSPENVPYWVLDTDYTNYAVVWSCSTRAGVNAQITWILTREIKPDPSVLRTAMDVLSRNGLGRASMIPTNHNSCKEES, encoded by the exons ATGCATTCCGGTACTGCACTAACCGTACTGCTTGCCACGCTGACCGGGGTAATAAATTGTCAAACGTTGAATATGGGACGATGTCCTACAGTTGACGTGAAAAAGGATTTCGACTTGACCAAG TACGTCGGAACTTGGTATGAAAATATGAAGAACAGAAGATACTGGTTCATCATGGATTCGGGATTGAAATGTGCTTCCGAAACCTACACCTTAGATGGCGATGATACTATTCTCGTTCACAACAAAGGCCAGCGTGTCCTTCCAat AATCAGCCGATTCGTGTCTGTAAAAGGTATCGGAAAACTCGTGAGCCcgggaaaatttgaatttactTTTAAAGATTCCACGT TCTCACCAGAAAACGTTCCTTACTGGGTGCTGGACACTGACTACACAAATTATGCAGTCGTCTGGAGCTGTTCTACAAGGGCAGGAGTTAATGCTC AAATAACGTGGATATTAACGCGTGAAATCAAACCGGATCCTTCTGTTTTACGAACAGCTATGGATGTCCTCAGCCGTAACGGGTTGGGGCGTGCGTCGATGATCCCAACTAATCACAACAGTTGCAA GGAGGAATCTTAA